Proteins from a single region of Oscillatoria sp. FACHB-1406:
- a CDS encoding cation transporter, whose amino-acid sequence MTDRQDRYFISRSVLWATLWLTILLLGAKVWMGWEFQSLALLAQSLHSEIATFSLLFSWLAVTSPDRPTGEEIYGHGKRETFLVLLFAVSFAVAWLGLAFFCLQQLAAIWNQAPLPFPVRANLPMLQFLGLFLVATLALALLDRIQARICRYPMLRFNAEQLFKDAGLMLLTLASAIGVWWGEPLFDSIAAAILLVLALEGFWRVLIWHFPLLVEQTAIAPEVLERTILKIDGVIKCYNIKSRGLIGRFVYISISLVLESGDRQLAPKVARKIEQVLRERYGPIQITCTIETDPDLNRQPSPSKKSRISANGEREAANSEQRTVK is encoded by the coding sequence ATGACCGACCGACAAGATCGCTACTTTATCAGTCGTTCAGTTTTATGGGCGACGTTATGGCTGACGATCTTGCTGTTAGGTGCTAAAGTGTGGATGGGGTGGGAATTCCAGTCCCTCGCTCTGCTCGCTCAATCGCTTCATAGCGAGATTGCCACTTTTAGCCTGCTCTTTAGTTGGTTAGCCGTTACCAGTCCCGATCGCCCGACTGGAGAGGAAATTTACGGTCATGGCAAGCGGGAAACATTTTTGGTGCTTTTGTTTGCAGTTTCCTTTGCAGTGGCTTGGTTGGGATTAGCTTTTTTTTGCCTGCAACAGCTTGCTGCAATTTGGAACCAAGCTCCTTTACCATTTCCGGTGAGGGCAAACCTTCCAATGCTGCAATTTTTGGGCTTATTCTTAGTTGCAACCCTAGCTTTGGCTTTGCTCGATCGCATCCAAGCTCGAATCTGTCGTTATCCAATGTTACGCTTCAATGCCGAACAATTGTTTAAAGATGCTGGCTTGATGTTGCTCACCTTAGCGAGCGCGATCGGGGTGTGGTGGGGCGAACCTTTATTTGACTCGATCGCCGCCGCTATTTTACTCGTTTTAGCCCTAGAAGGGTTCTGGCGCGTACTAATTTGGCATTTTCCCCTGTTGGTCGAACAAACCGCGATCGCGCCGGAAGTTCTCGAACGGACGATCTTAAAGATTGACGGCGTAATTAAATGTTACAACATCAAATCGCGCGGTTTGATCGGTCGCTTTGTCTATATTTCTATATCCTTAGTGCTTGAATCGGGCGATCGCCAACTTGCCCCCAAAGTTGCTCGTAAAATCGAACAAGTGCTGCGCGAACGCTACGGTCCGATTCAAATTACTTGTACCATTGAAACCGATCCCGATCTTAACCGCCAACCCTCCCCCTCCAAGAAGTCGCGAATCTCAGCGAATGGGGAACGGGAGGCAGCCAACAGCGAACAGCGAACCGTTAAGTGA
- a CDS encoding ATP-binding protein, translating into MNQELARVLLVEPSETTARFLRDCCARISSYRLEFDWVTTREAALDALLCVPYDAYLLDLQFVLGKDGDLLPAILELGRFAPAIALVDGVESGRAALELGAADFLETEKLDPMELERSLRLTLRASRSERQLACDHRDRQLAEETWQENEWAFQINEERLHGILESLDDVVLSFNPQSHKLLYLNAAVESVYGYTVSEFFQDLDLWRARIHPDDRDRVEQCVPVRGSLRDRERKGDPATTDGFDIDYRIFRRDGTLRWLRERTRVIYDRTGLAIRCNSIVSDITAHKQAQERLQQQMERERLLAQLARDIRSSLNLDEILNTTVREVQKLLGCDRAAIVRLAAPESGTISHEARADGIESLSKVQLADLQFLHAPARNDSQASAASVSQEYIEDTVPNLPPALQKIGVKSQLVLPILQQKALWGLLVVHQCREQRDWQGWEVELLQQLATQVAIALYQAQLLEEQTRYARELARSNQELEQFAYIASHDLQEPLRAAIGFAQLLEQEYRDVLGAEGREYVDFIVEGAMRMRQLIQDLLALSRVGTRGKQFALTDCGYALEQALDNLKVAIAESNALVTYDPLPTIVADECQLIQLFQNTIANAIKFRSERQPRIHIRAESEPADSVSRSHFRGDLKGPKRRGSLGNQAPPSSETQSVTSPAPIFEETSRGRSAEVPSSIKRRPANTGNSTAWLFSVRDNGIGIEEKYRDRIFEIFQRLHTREQYEGTGIGLAICQKIVQRHEGRIWVESIPGEGSVFYFTLMSGEAPAEDIPKGGTSRQNP; encoded by the coding sequence ATGAATCAGGAGTTGGCGCGCGTTTTACTCGTCGAGCCGAGCGAAACAACGGCTCGTTTCCTGCGAGATTGTTGCGCTCGTATTTCGAGCTATCGCCTCGAATTCGATTGGGTAACAACGCGAGAAGCAGCCTTAGATGCGCTATTGTGCGTGCCTTACGATGCCTATTTGCTCGACCTTCAGTTTGTTCTGGGTAAGGATGGAGATTTATTGCCAGCGATTTTAGAGTTAGGTCGCTTTGCTCCAGCGATCGCGCTGGTGGATGGAGTAGAGTCCGGACGCGCCGCCTTAGAATTGGGGGCTGCCGATTTTTTAGAAACAGAAAAACTCGATCCGATGGAACTGGAACGTTCGCTGCGCTTAACGCTGAGAGCTAGCCGCAGCGAACGGCAACTGGCGTGCGACCATCGCGATCGCCAACTCGCTGAGGAGACTTGGCAAGAAAATGAATGGGCTTTTCAAATCAACGAGGAACGACTGCATGGCATCCTCGAATCGCTCGATGATGTCGTCTTGTCGTTTAACCCCCAAAGCCATAAATTACTCTATTTGAATGCCGCAGTCGAGTCGGTTTACGGTTATACCGTGTCGGAGTTTTTCCAAGACTTGGACTTGTGGCGAGCGCGGATTCATCCGGACGATCGCGATCGCGTCGAACAGTGCGTGCCGGTACGCGGATCCCTGCGAGATCGCGAAAGGAAAGGCGACCCGGCAACAACAGACGGTTTCGACATCGACTACCGCATTTTTCGACGCGATGGCACGCTACGTTGGCTCCGAGAACGCACCCGCGTCATTTACGATCGCACCGGGTTGGCGATTCGGTGCAACAGTATTGTCAGCGATATTACCGCCCACAAACAAGCGCAAGAACGCCTTCAGCAACAAATGGAGCGGGAACGCTTGCTCGCTCAACTCGCTCGCGATATTCGCAGTTCTCTCAATTTAGATGAAATCCTTAACACAACCGTGCGCGAAGTGCAAAAGTTATTGGGCTGCGATCGCGCGGCGATCGTGCGTCTGGCCGCTCCGGAGTCGGGGACAATTTCTCACGAAGCGCGCGCCGACGGCATAGAATCGCTCTCAAAGGTTCAACTCGCCGATCTGCAATTCCTCCACGCGCCCGCTCGCAACGACTCTCAAGCTAGTGCAGCGTCCGTCTCGCAAGAATACATCGAGGATACTGTCCCGAACTTACCGCCCGCGCTGCAAAAAATCGGTGTAAAATCTCAGCTTGTGCTGCCCATTCTCCAACAAAAAGCATTATGGGGATTGCTGGTCGTTCATCAATGCCGAGAGCAGCGCGACTGGCAGGGTTGGGAAGTAGAATTGTTACAACAACTCGCCACTCAAGTTGCGATCGCGCTCTACCAAGCTCAATTGTTGGAGGAACAAACCCGCTATGCGCGCGAACTCGCCCGTTCCAATCAAGAATTAGAACAGTTTGCCTACATCGCCTCCCACGACCTCCAGGAACCGCTGCGAGCCGCGATCGGTTTTGCCCAACTGCTCGAACAAGAGTATCGAGACGTTCTCGGCGCGGAGGGACGAGAGTACGTCGATTTTATCGTCGAAGGTGCAATGCGAATGCGCCAACTGATTCAAGACCTTTTGGCGCTTTCGCGGGTGGGGACTCGAGGCAAGCAATTTGCCCTCACCGATTGCGGGTACGCCCTCGAACAAGCCTTGGATAACCTGAAAGTCGCGATCGCAGAAAGTAACGCGCTTGTTACCTACGACCCTCTCCCCACGATCGTAGCGGACGAGTGCCAATTGATTCAGTTGTTCCAAAACACGATCGCGAATGCCATTAAGTTTCGCTCCGAACGGCAGCCCCGCATTCACATCCGAGCGGAGTCAGAACCTGCCGATAGCGTGTCCCGTTCCCATTTTCGAGGAGACCTCAAGGGGCCGAAGCGCCGAGGTTCCCTCGGCAATCAAGCGCCGCCAAGTTCTGAAACTCAGTCTGTTACGAGTCCCGCTCCCATTTTCGAGGAAACCTCCAGGGGCCGAAGCGCCGAGGTTCCCTCGTCAATCAAGCGCCGCCCCGCGAACACAGGAAACTCTACTGCCTGGTTGTTCTCCGTGCGCGATAACGGCATTGGCATTGAGGAGAAATACCGCGATCGCATCTTTGAAATTTTCCAACGCCTTCATACCCGCGAGCAATACGAGGGAACGGGCATTGGCTTGGCAATTTGCCAGAAAATCGTTCAACGCCACGAGGGACGGATTTGGGTCGAGTCAATCCCCGGTGAAGGCTCGGTATTTTATTTCACCCTGATGAGTGGTGAAGCCCCAGCCGAAGACATCCCAAAGGGCGGCACTTCAAGGCAGAATCCTTGA
- a CDS encoding response regulator yields MRRFPPRPIEILLVEDSISDAKLMAKALRQCKIATQIHRVRDGVEALDFLRQEGQYADCPLPHLILLDLNLPRKNGWEVLTEIKSDPRLRAIPAIVSSSSDDSRDILRAYQLHANSYVAKPTNLEQFRDLVRSLEDFWLTLAKLPSLY; encoded by the coding sequence ATGAGGCGCTTTCCCCCCCGACCGATCGAAATTCTCTTGGTTGAGGATTCTATTAGCGATGCCAAACTGATGGCTAAAGCCCTCAGACAATGCAAAATCGCCACTCAGATTCATCGCGTTCGAGATGGAGTCGAGGCACTTGATTTTTTGCGGCAAGAGGGGCAATATGCTGACTGTCCGCTACCGCATTTAATCCTCCTCGACCTCAATCTGCCTCGAAAAAATGGTTGGGAGGTTCTCACAGAAATTAAGTCTGACCCGCGTCTGCGTGCAATTCCCGCGATTGTCTCGAGCAGTTCTGACGACAGTCGGGATATTTTGCGAGCTTACCAACTCCATGCCAATTCTTACGTGGCTAAACCGACCAATCTCGAACAATTTAGGGATTTAGTTCGCTCGCTTGAAGATTTTTGGTTAACTCTGGCTAAACTTCCTTCTTTATATTGA
- the urtE gene encoding urea ABC transporter ATP-binding subunit UrtE: MLQVSNLNVYYGESHILRSVDMAVPPGQMVCLIGRNGVGKTTLLKTIMGLLQPRTGNIVFYDRSLLKDSPDRRARSGIGYVPQGREVIPRATVRENLLLGLEALPKGRQGKKDIPEEIFTLFPVLKTMLSRMGGDLSGGQQQQLAIARALMGKPKLLVLDEPTEGIQPSIILEIEAAVRRIIEATGISVLLVEQHLHFVRQADWYYAMQKGGIVASGATSELSQETIQRFLAV, translated from the coding sequence ATGTTACAAGTTTCTAACCTCAATGTTTATTACGGCGAAAGTCATATTCTTCGCAGTGTCGATATGGCTGTTCCGCCGGGACAAATGGTTTGCTTAATCGGGAGAAATGGAGTCGGAAAAACGACACTCTTAAAAACAATTATGGGCTTACTTCAGCCGCGTACTGGTAATATTGTTTTTTACGATCGCTCCCTCTTAAAAGATAGCCCAGATCGCCGCGCGCGCTCCGGAATCGGTTACGTTCCCCAAGGAAGAGAAGTTATTCCCCGCGCCACGGTTCGCGAAAATTTGTTGCTGGGTTTGGAAGCATTACCGAAAGGAAGACAGGGGAAAAAAGATATTCCAGAAGAGATTTTTACGCTGTTTCCGGTGTTGAAAACAATGCTATCGCGGATGGGCGGCGATTTGAGCGGCGGACAACAACAACAACTCGCGATCGCGCGTGCTTTAATGGGGAAACCCAAGCTTCTCGTTCTCGACGAACCCACCGAAGGGATTCAACCCTCGATTATTCTTGAAATTGAAGCCGCTGTCCGACGCATTATCGAAGCAACCGGAATCTCTGTTTTACTCGTCGAACAACACCTCCATTTCGTGCGCCAAGCGGACTGGTATTACGCCATGCAAAAAGGCGGTATCGTTGCTTCCGGCGCAACTAGCGAACTCTCTCAAGAAACGATTCAACGTTTCTTAGCGGTTTAA
- the urtA gene encoding urea ABC transporter substrate-binding protein: MARQFGRRKFLLYGSAALGTSILLKGCGQSQTTAPTASPSAAESPTSASTPVAAGSGNTIKVGILHSLSGTMAISETTVVDAEMLAIEEINKAGGVLGKQIEPIKEDGASDWDVFKEKAEKLIDKDKVVTIFGCWTSASRKAVLDTFESKNHMLWYPVQYEGQECSKNVFYTGAAPNQQIEPAVDWLLKNKGKKFFLVGSDYVFPRTANTIIKEQLKAKGGETVGEDYLPLGNTEVTPIITKIRQALPDGGVIFNTLNGDSNVAFFKQLKGAGITPEKYPVMSVSVAEEEVRQIGTEFLKGHYASWNYFQTVDTPENKKFVEAFKAKYGADRVTNDPMEAAYIMVYLWKQAVEKAGTADDLEKVRAAAVGQELAAPEGKVKMFPNHHISKTVRIGEVQDDGLFKIVWSTDAPLEPQPWNQFVPDTKGFGCDWTDPKKGGKYKVS, from the coding sequence ATGGCAAGGCAATTTGGAAGAAGAAAATTCTTACTCTACGGTTCGGCAGCATTAGGAACTAGCATTTTACTTAAAGGTTGTGGGCAATCCCAAACCACAGCGCCCACTGCCAGCCCGAGCGCAGCGGAAAGTCCGACGAGTGCTTCAACACCCGTCGCCGCAGGCAGCGGCAATACGATTAAAGTCGGAATTCTTCACTCGCTGAGCGGTACGATGGCGATTAGTGAAACTACAGTCGTTGATGCCGAAATGCTCGCGATCGAAGAAATCAACAAAGCAGGCGGCGTTCTGGGCAAACAAATCGAACCCATTAAAGAAGATGGTGCTTCCGATTGGGATGTTTTCAAAGAAAAAGCTGAAAAACTTATCGATAAAGATAAAGTTGTTACCATCTTTGGATGTTGGACTTCTGCTAGCCGCAAAGCCGTTCTCGACACCTTCGAGTCGAAAAACCATATGTTATGGTATCCCGTTCAATACGAAGGTCAAGAATGTTCTAAGAACGTCTTCTATACCGGTGCAGCACCCAACCAACAGATCGAACCGGCTGTCGATTGGTTGCTTAAAAATAAAGGTAAAAAGTTCTTCTTAGTCGGCTCCGATTACGTTTTCCCGCGCACGGCTAATACGATTATCAAAGAACAACTCAAAGCCAAAGGCGGCGAAACCGTTGGGGAAGATTACTTGCCTTTAGGAAATACCGAAGTTACGCCGATTATCACAAAAATTCGTCAAGCGTTGCCCGACGGCGGCGTTATTTTCAACACCCTCAACGGCGATAGCAACGTCGCATTCTTCAAACAACTGAAGGGCGCGGGGATTACACCCGAGAAATATCCGGTTATGTCCGTTAGCGTAGCCGAAGAAGAAGTTCGTCAGATCGGGACTGAATTCCTCAAAGGACATTACGCATCTTGGAATTATTTCCAAACCGTCGATACGCCGGAAAACAAGAAGTTTGTGGAAGCGTTTAAGGCGAAGTACGGCGCGGATCGCGTAACGAACGACCCGATGGAAGCGGCTTATATCATGGTTTATCTGTGGAAACAAGCGGTCGAAAAAGCCGGAACGGCAGACGATTTAGAAAAAGTTCGCGCGGCGGCAGTCGGTCAAGAATTGGCGGCTCCGGAAGGCAAGGTTAAAATGTTCCCGAACCATCATATTTCTAAGACGGTTCGCATCGGCGAAGTCCAAGACGATGGACTCTTTAAGATTGTTTGGTCTACCGATGCCCCCTTAGAACCGCAGCCTTGGAACCAATTCGTTCCGGATACGAAGGGTTTTGGTTGCGATTGGACCGATCCGAAGAAAGGCGGTAAGTATAAAGTGAGTTAA
- the urtC gene encoding urea ABC transporter permease subunit UrtC translates to MKSKSELPKSKLKLDRALLKEAGIIAGIVLFLAVIMPLLIPAFRLKLLGRFLALAIAALGIDLIWGYTGLLSLGHGIFFALGGYAIAMYLKLNGPEAPVPDFFSLYGVSELPGFWRPFYSFPFTAIAIFVIPAIVAGLLGYLVFRNRIRGVYFSILTQAALLVFFNFFNGQQKLINGTNGLKTDKDVIFGMVVSSDRAQLTFYILTILFLVLTYALCRWLTSGRFGRLLVAIRDDETRVRFSGYDPTWFKVLVFAISGAIAGLAGALYVPQTGIITPNAMEVAFSIEMVIWVAVGGRGTLVGAIIGTLLVNFAQTFLSEEYPAVWTFFQGALFLIVVTVLPDGLMGLLKYARSLPFLRPKLITYPQLEENPEVQQEREEFER, encoded by the coding sequence ATGAAATCGAAAAGCGAACTTCCTAAATCTAAACTTAAGCTCGATCGGGCGCTTCTTAAAGAAGCGGGGATTATTGCTGGGATTGTTTTGTTCCTCGCGGTCATTATGCCCCTACTGATTCCGGCTTTTCGGCTTAAACTTTTGGGTCGATTTTTGGCATTGGCGATCGCGGCTTTAGGGATCGATTTAATCTGGGGTTATACCGGATTGTTGAGTTTGGGACACGGGATATTCTTTGCCCTAGGGGGATACGCGATCGCGATGTATCTCAAACTCAATGGCCCGGAAGCGCCCGTTCCCGACTTTTTCTCCCTTTACGGCGTATCGGAACTGCCGGGATTTTGGCGACCGTTTTATTCTTTTCCCTTCACCGCGATCGCGATTTTTGTGATTCCCGCGATCGTCGCCGGACTACTCGGATATCTCGTCTTTCGCAATCGCATTCGCGGCGTTTACTTCTCCATTCTCACTCAAGCCGCGCTGCTTGTCTTTTTCAATTTCTTCAACGGCCAACAAAAATTAATTAACGGCACAAACGGCTTAAAAACCGATAAAGATGTCATCTTCGGGATGGTGGTGAGTTCCGATCGCGCCCAACTCACTTTTTACATCCTTACCATTCTCTTCCTCGTCCTCACTTACGCCCTCTGTCGCTGGCTTACTAGCGGGCGTTTCGGGCGCTTACTCGTTGCCATTCGCGACGACGAAACGCGGGTTCGTTTTTCCGGCTACGATCCGACTTGGTTTAAAGTCTTAGTCTTTGCCATTTCTGGCGCGATCGCTGGATTAGCTGGAGCGCTTTACGTGCCGCAAACCGGCATTATTACGCCCAACGCAATGGAAGTGGCTTTTTCAATCGAAATGGTCATTTGGGTGGCTGTGGGGGGGCGCGGAACGCTGGTTGGGGCAATTATTGGCACTCTCTTAGTTAACTTCGCTCAAACCTTTTTAAGCGAAGAATATCCCGCCGTTTGGACATTCTTTCAAGGCGCGCTTTTTCTCATCGTTGTCACCGTCCTACCCGATGGTTTAATGGGACTGCTGAAATACGCGCGATCGCTTCCCTTCTTGCGTCCAAAACTCATCACCTATCCCCAACTCGAAGAAAATCCAGAAGTGCAACAAGAACGGGAAGAATTTGAGAGATAA
- the urtB gene encoding urea ABC transporter permease subunit UrtB yields the protein MLQLLQSIFDGISIGSVLLLSALGLAIVFGLMGVINLAHGELMMLGAYTTFVVQNIAKAILPEFKPTAEAGFLGNAIAFVVSREMYIFYALIAAFIVAGLVGLALERGAIRFLYGRPLETLLATWGVSLILRELVRSINTLLAIAIALFCLLFFGALTVLRRNPIVVPRWAIPANVAISGAITFVAGLLMANTKKDFFVKPWFSARNVDVTAPNWLLQEPIKFPLGAESFPLPRTRLFIIALTILCVLGTYFFLNYTDWGLRIRAVTQNRSMSSCLGIPTAKVDALTFAVGSGLAGIAGCAIAMLGSVGPNTGQNYIVDTFMVVVLGGVGNLLGTILAAMAIGTVSFLIGSGTLVTLSQPIEALKPLTEILTFFSTTSMAKVLVFALIIAFLQVKPAGIFAPKGRTAEI from the coding sequence GTGCTGCAACTTCTTCAAAGTATTTTTGATGGGATTAGTATCGGTTCTGTCCTTTTGTTGTCGGCATTAGGACTGGCAATTGTCTTTGGGTTGATGGGCGTGATTAATCTCGCTCACGGGGAATTGATGATGCTGGGAGCGTATACCACGTTTGTGGTGCAGAATATTGCTAAGGCGATCTTACCGGAGTTTAAACCGACAGCGGAAGCGGGATTTTTGGGGAACGCGATCGCGTTTGTTGTCAGTCGCGAAATGTATATTTTTTATGCGTTAATTGCGGCGTTTATTGTGGCGGGATTAGTGGGTTTAGCCTTGGAACGAGGTGCAATCCGCTTTTTGTACGGAAGACCGCTGGAAACGCTGTTGGCGACTTGGGGCGTAAGTTTGATTTTGCGCGAGTTGGTGCGAAGTATAAATACTTTGCTGGCGATCGCGATCGCGCTATTCTGTCTCCTCTTTTTTGGCGCGCTGACCGTACTGCGACGCAATCCCATTGTCGTCCCGCGTTGGGCGATCCCGGCGAATGTCGCAATCAGCGGCGCAATTACCTTCGTCGCGGGTTTATTAATGGCGAATACAAAAAAAGACTTTTTTGTCAAGCCCTGGTTCAGCGCGCGAAACGTCGATGTGACTGCCCCGAATTGGTTATTGCAGGAACCGATAAAATTCCCGCTGGGGGCCGAAAGTTTTCCGCTACCCCGCACCCGCTTATTTATCATCGCGCTAACGATTTTGTGCGTATTGGGGACTTACTTTTTCCTCAACTACACCGATTGGGGGCTGCGAATTCGCGCCGTCACCCAAAATCGCAGCATGAGTTCCTGTTTGGGCATTCCGACCGCTAAGGTAGACGCGCTGACGTTTGCAGTCGGTTCGGGATTGGCGGGAATTGCCGGTTGCGCGATCGCGATGTTGGGTTCGGTCGGCCCTAATACCGGACAAAACTACATCGTCGATACGTTTATGGTCGTCGTTCTCGGCGGCGTAGGCAATCTCTTGGGGACGATTTTAGCGGCAATGGCGATCGGAACCGTTTCTTTTCTGATTGGTTCGGGAACGTTAGTGACGCTTTCTCAACCGATTGAAGCCTTAAAGCCCCTCACCGAAATTCTGACATTCTTTTCGACGACCAGTATGGCAAAAGTGCTGGTTTTCGCCTTAATTATTGCCTTCTTACAAGTTAAACCCGCTGGAATTTTTGCCCCGAAAGGAAGAACGGCAGAAATTTAA
- a CDS encoding ferredoxin family protein, whose translation MAHTIVTETCEGVADCVAPCPVACIHPGPGKNVKGTDWYWIDFEVCIDCGICLQVCPVEGAILPEELPSLQKTP comes from the coding sequence ATGGCCCATACGATTGTCACGGAAACTTGTGAAGGCGTTGCAGACTGCGTTGCACCCTGTCCGGTCGCTTGCATTCATCCCGGGCCGGGTAAAAATGTGAAGGGAACGGATTGGTACTGGATTGATTTCGAGGTTTGCATTGATTGCGGCATTTGCCTGCAAGTTTGTCCGGTGGAGGGAGCAATTCTTCCAGAAGAACTGCCTTCGTTACAAAAAACGCCTTAA
- the urtD gene encoding urea ABC transporter ATP-binding protein UrtD, translated as MTSKILEIDNLTVNFDGFKAINNLNFSMDAGELRTIIGPNGAGKTTFLDVITGKTKPTEGQVRFDGRDLRKLSEHQVARLGVGRKFQTPRVYLNLTVRENLDLACNRNKNVLSTLFAQPRESDRRHVIGLLETIGLAAKADLQAALLSHGEKQRLEIGMLVAQSPQLLLVDEPVAGLTDEETENVGALLIALAESHSIIVIEHDMEFVRQIARKVTVLHQGSVLCEGTMDEVQQDPRVIEVYLGSEES; from the coding sequence ATGACCTCAAAAATTCTCGAAATCGATAATCTCACCGTTAACTTTGATGGATTTAAAGCCATCAATAACCTTAACTTCAGTATGGATGCGGGCGAACTCCGCACGATTATCGGCCCCAACGGTGCGGGAAAAACGACCTTTCTCGATGTCATTACCGGCAAAACCAAACCCACGGAAGGACAGGTTAGATTTGACGGGCGAGACTTGCGAAAATTGTCCGAACATCAAGTTGCCCGCCTCGGAGTTGGTCGTAAATTTCAAACCCCGCGAGTCTATCTCAATCTCACCGTGCGCGAAAATTTAGACTTGGCTTGCAATCGCAACAAAAATGTGTTAAGCACGCTCTTTGCCCAGCCGAGAGAAAGCGATCGCCGCCACGTTATCGGACTCCTTGAAACGATTGGTTTAGCCGCGAAAGCCGACTTACAAGCTGCCCTCCTTTCCCACGGCGAAAAACAGCGCTTGGAAATCGGAATGTTAGTCGCACAATCGCCGCAATTACTGTTAGTTGATGAACCCGTTGCCGGATTAACCGACGAGGAAACAGAAAACGTAGGGGCTTTATTAATTGCGCTGGCGGAAAGTCATTCAATTATCGTGATCGAACACGATATGGAGTTCGTGCGCCAAATCGCTCGTAAAGTAACTGTATTACATCAAGGTTCCGTTCTGTGTGAAGGCACGATGGATGAAGTACAGCAAGATCCGCGCGTGATTGAAGTTTATTTAGGCAGTGAAGAAAGTTAA